The genomic segment AGCGAAGATTCGGGAGGAGGCGAATCAGATCGGCTGTGACGGGAACAGCTACAGGGGCTATAATAGCGGAGACTGGGTGAGATTGATCGGCCAAGAACTCAGGAAGAAGAAGCGGAGACTCGAAGGCTTTCAATATCTCGAACTTGGTGGAGGCAACGAAACTATCGCCCAACACTCCCATGGCGGCGTGACGGTTGACGAACAAGACACGTGGCAAAACCTGGGTGAAAGAGGTCGTCGTCATCGTAAAGTTTTTTCAAAGttacttgaatttttttgttctggtCACACAATACAAATACGAAGACAAGCTTTATAATCAAAAAAGACCTTTTTTGTGGGAGCTGGGTCACAAGCaagaatccaaatcaaaccaacaaaaccaaaaaaaaacagagtgttgaTCTTTCTAAcccataaaatattatatacatacaaGCCAGACGAATCcgattcattgtttttttaggttttttagttGTGGCCTTGTCCATTATTATTATCTTCAGGAAGATATGGTTCGAAAAGCTTGGCACATGGGTTACGATCTTGATGCATAATCTCTGCAGCTCGTTCGAACTCTTCTCTCAACACTCTGATACTGAACTTGTCCACGACCCTGCCCAGATCATGGCTCGTCTCAAACGGATCCTCTATGCATATCAAATGCCTATCGTTCCCCACCCTTCTCGTCCAGTCTTTCTCTCGCTTCCTGCAACACATACATTCATTTCATCT from the Camelina sativa cultivar DH55 unplaced genomic scaffold, Cs unpScaffold02413, whole genome shotgun sequence genome contains:
- the LOC109131693 gene encoding uncharacterized protein LOC109131693, whose product is MARLKRILYAYQMPIVPHPSRPVFLSLPATHTFISSEIVASHMLKQVYLSFLNFVP